The Candidatus Paceibacterota bacterium region GACATTTGCAGCTTGCTGATGTTTCGAGGGAGACCTATAACGCCATCACGGCACTCGCTCCATTTGGCGAAGGGAATCCAAAGCCGATATTCGCTTTCGAAGGAGTGCGTGTTGCTGATGTGCAGATGTTCGGCAAAACAAAAGAACACCTGAAGGTGGTGCTCAGCGATGAATTGGGTCGCTCTGCGGAGGCAATTGCTTGGTATAAAACTCCAGCGAGCTATCCGCATGCACATCTAGTGAAAGGTGGAAGTGTGACGATGATCGCACATGTTGAGGAGTCACGATTCCTTGGCAAGGTACAGTTACGATTACGCATTATTGATATTCTCCCGGCACGTATATAAAAAGAGGCATATGCCTCTTTTTATATTTTGACTCCCCATGTCTGGAGGATTTCCTTCTCCTCACTCGGTGACATTGCTTTTTTGTATTTCACGCCCGATTTACCCTTTACACGATCTTCACATTCTGCCCATGTTTTGTGGCGTTTTGCTTTGCCATCAACAAGTGAGAGGTATGAATATGCTGGGCCGGTACGCTTTTTCGTACTGCTCTTCTTTGATGCGGCTTCTGGGTCAATACCGATGTTGAGTACATCGACTGCATAGTCCGCAAGTGATCCATTGAAAAGTTCCGGTTCCTCTTTGCGTGCAAATGCAGTTGCGATGCTGTCGCAACGCTCATTGCCTGCAACTCCCACGTGTCCAGGGACGTATTGGAAATGGATGACTCCGTGCTTCTTGTGGTCACTAATGCGCTGATCTATTTCCTCAAACAACTCCCGGTGCAGGGCAGGCGTCTTCGTGCTCGTCATCCAATTATTTTTCTTCCAACCGTGGATCCATTTAGTGACTGCATTGATGACATATTGTGAATCGGTACAGCAGAGGATGTCACCTTTTTCTCCCCCGATACGCCTTAGCCCCTCGAGGAGTGCCATAATCT contains the following coding sequences:
- a CDS encoding ribonuclease H; the encoded protein is MLTKYTHIIFSDGAALGNPGPGGWGTVVILSKKVVIELGGAEKHTTNNRMEIMALLEGLRRIGGEKGDILCCTDSQYVINAVTKWIHGWKKNNWMTSTKTPALHRELFEEIDQRISDHKKHGVIHFQYVPGHVGVAGNERCDSIATAFARKEEPELFNGSLADYAVDVLNIGIDPEAASKKSSTKKRTGPAYSYLSLVDGKAKRHKTWAECEDRVKGKSGVKYKKAMSPSEEKEILQTWGVKI